The following proteins are co-located in the Candidatus Binataceae bacterium genome:
- the rfbA gene encoding glucose-1-phosphate thymidylyltransferase RfbA — MARARSGRGIAAARGASWKGIILAGGSGTRLYPVTRAISKQLAPVYDKPMIYYPLATLMMAGIRDFLIINTPHEQESFRRLLGNGEDWGVHFAYAVQPRPEGIAQAFLIGREFIGRANVALALGDNIFYGHGLPEILQKATRSRRGATVFGYWVKDPERYGVVELDERGRAVSIEEKPDRPRSSYAVTGLYFYDSRVVAMAEQLKPSPRGELEITDLNLAYLRAGQLRVELLGRGVAWLDTGTHEALMQAANFIQAIEERQGLKIACLEEIAWRMGYIGATDVARIARAMGKSGYGQYLTRIIEQEGLKA; from the coding sequence GTGGCGCGCGCGCGTAGCGGCCGCGGTATCGCGGCGGCGCGCGGGGCGTCCTGGAAGGGGATCATCCTGGCGGGCGGGTCGGGCACGCGGCTCTATCCGGTGACCCGGGCGATCTCGAAGCAGCTCGCGCCGGTTTATGACAAGCCGATGATCTATTATCCGCTGGCGACACTGATGATGGCGGGAATCCGCGATTTCCTGATAATCAACACACCTCACGAGCAGGAGAGTTTTCGCCGCCTGCTCGGCAACGGCGAGGACTGGGGCGTGCATTTCGCGTACGCGGTGCAGCCCAGGCCCGAGGGGATAGCGCAGGCGTTTCTGATCGGGCGCGAGTTTATCGGCCGCGCCAACGTGGCGTTGGCGCTGGGCGACAATATCTTTTACGGCCACGGGTTGCCGGAGATTTTGCAGAAAGCGACGCGGTCGCGCCGTGGCGCGACCGTGTTCGGCTACTGGGTGAAGGATCCCGAACGGTACGGCGTCGTCGAGTTGGATGAACGAGGCCGGGCGGTGAGTATCGAGGAGAAGCCGGACCGTCCGCGCAGCTCGTACGCGGTCACCGGGCTATATTTCTACGACAGCCGGGTGGTGGCGATGGCGGAGCAGCTCAAGCCCTCGCCGCGCGGCGAGCTCGAAATCACCGACCTCAATTTGGCCTACCTGCGCGCCGGGCAGTTGCGCGTCGAACTACTCGGGCGGGGCGTGGCGTGGCTTGACACCGGTACGCATGAGGCCCTGATGCAGGCGGCAAATTTTATCCAGGCGATCGAGGAGCGGCAGGGGCTGAAAATCGCCTGTCTCGAAGAGATTGCCTGGCGGATGGGTTATATCGGAGCGACAGACGTGGCGCGGATCGCCCGCGCGATGGGCAAGAGCGGCTACGGACAGTACCTGACGCGGATAATCGAACAGGAAGGATTGAAAGCGTGA
- the rfbC gene encoding dTDP-4-dehydrorhamnose 3,5-epimerase, which translates to MKFSATRFAGVKVIEPEVFRDGRGFFLETFHAEKYAAGGIDVKFVQDNHSRSGYGTIRGLHAQRLHPQGKLVRCLSGAIFDVVVDIRRGSPSYLEWLSFELSAENFRQLYVPAGYAHGICIVSEVAEIEYKCTDFYYPQDELRIAWNDPAIGIAWPLREPRLSAADAAARPIAEQLERLPLLAEHQP; encoded by the coding sequence GTGAAGTTTAGCGCGACCCGCTTCGCCGGGGTTAAGGTGATCGAACCCGAAGTCTTTCGCGACGGGCGGGGATTTTTTCTCGAGACCTTTCACGCCGAGAAATATGCGGCAGGCGGGATCGACGTCAAGTTCGTGCAGGACAATCATTCGCGCTCGGGCTACGGCACCATTAGAGGGCTTCATGCGCAGCGGCTTCATCCGCAGGGCAAACTGGTCCGCTGCCTGTCGGGAGCGATTTTCGACGTCGTCGTAGACATCCGGCGCGGCTCGCCCAGCTATCTCGAATGGCTGTCGTTCGAGCTCTCGGCGGAGAATTTCCGCCAATTGTATGTGCCGGCGGGCTACGCGCACGGTATCTGCATAGTCAGTGAAGTGGCGGAGATCGAATACAAGTGTACGGACTTCTATTACCCGCAGGATGAATTGCGGATCGCCTGGAACGACCCGGCGATCGGGATCGCATGGCCATTGCGCGAGCCACGGCTCTCCGCCGCGGACGCCGCGGCGCGGCCGATTGCAGAGCAGCTTGAGCGGCTGCCGCTGCTGGCGGAGCACCAACCGTGA
- the rfbD gene encoding dTDP-4-dehydrorhamnose reductase, protein MKILITGAGGQLGRCLTYALAQHQLVALDRQSLDITQLRDVRNALGYHRPQLVINAAAFNAVDGAETQVEEAYAINALGPRNLAVATAALAIAVLHVSSDYVFNGRAGRPYHEFDRTDPISAYGASKLAGEEAVRTLNTRHYVVRTAWLFWEHGKNFMHQMRAKAASGTVRVVDDQFGSPTYVPHLAEGIGRLIPSEAYGTYHLAGRGGTSRWALVGEFFRLLQLEAPIRASSRAFVTAATRPPFSVLTTMQDPRIELPPWQDGVAEFARRLAADHAAP, encoded by the coding sequence GTGAAGATTCTCATTACAGGGGCGGGCGGGCAGCTCGGGCGTTGCCTGACCTATGCGCTCGCGCAGCATCAGCTGGTCGCGCTGGATCGGCAATCGCTGGATATCACGCAACTGCGCGACGTGCGTAACGCGCTCGGTTACCATCGGCCGCAGCTCGTGATCAATGCGGCGGCCTTCAACGCGGTGGACGGCGCTGAGACGCAGGTGGAGGAGGCTTACGCGATCAATGCGCTGGGGCCGCGCAATCTGGCGGTGGCGACGGCGGCGTTGGCGATCGCTGTGCTGCACGTTTCGAGCGATTACGTGTTCAACGGGCGGGCCGGGCGGCCCTATCATGAATTTGATCGGACTGATCCGATCTCAGCTTACGGCGCCAGCAAATTGGCCGGTGAGGAAGCGGTGCGCACGTTGAACACACGGCACTATGTCGTGCGGACCGCGTGGCTGTTCTGGGAACATGGCAAAAATTTCATGCATCAGATGCGCGCGAAGGCGGCAAGCGGCACAGTGCGGGTAGTGGATGATCAGTTCGGCTCGCCCACCTACGTCCCGCATTTAGCTGAAGGTATCGGCCGGCTCATCCCGAGCGAAGCCTACGGGACCTACCATCTGGCCGGACGCGGCGGGACAAGCCGCTGGGCGCTGGTCGGGGAATTCTTCCGATTGCTGCAGTTGGAGGCCCCGATTCGAGCGTCGAGCAGGGCGTTCGTAACAGCGGCGACGCGTCCGCCGTTCAGCGTACTCACGACGATGCAGGATCCTCGAATCGAACTCCCGCCATGGCAGGATGGTGTCGCGGAGTTCGCCCGCCGACTGGCGGCAGACCACGCCGCACCTTAG
- the rfbB gene encoding dTDP-glucose 4,6-dehydratase, which yields MKTIMVSGGAGFIGANFVRLTLAQKDWRVVVFDKLTYAGNLLNLREVANNPHYSFAPGDITDRQMLRATIAQVRPDAIVNFAAETHVDRSIDGPRDFVETNVMGAFELLEALREYAAQLSPAALAHLRFVQVSTDEVYGSLGEHGRSVEEDAYAPNSPYAASKAAADHFVRAYRETYRLPVLITNCTNNYGPYQFPEKLIPMVVAKAVAGEPIPIYGDGGNVRDWVFVEDHCAGLLAVLERGRVGAKYNIGGDCERTNLELIGAICGVLEELWPAAQNPALESRGVASYASLMSFVPDRPGHDRRYALDCSLIASELGWRPRIALAEGLRRTVSWYLANRQWSEQVQSGRYRGERLGLGAASRDA from the coding sequence ATGAAGACAATAATGGTTTCGGGCGGCGCGGGTTTTATCGGGGCGAATTTTGTCCGCCTGACACTCGCGCAGAAAGATTGGCGGGTGGTGGTCTTCGATAAGCTGACGTACGCCGGCAATCTGCTGAACCTGCGCGAGGTCGCGAATAATCCGCATTACAGTTTCGCGCCGGGCGATATAACTGACCGGCAGATGCTGCGCGCGACGATCGCGCAGGTGCGGCCCGATGCGATCGTGAATTTTGCTGCGGAAACCCACGTCGATCGTTCGATTGACGGACCGCGCGATTTCGTTGAGACCAACGTGATGGGGGCCTTCGAGCTGCTCGAAGCGCTGCGCGAGTATGCGGCGCAGCTCAGCCCGGCCGCGCTCGCGCACCTCCGTTTCGTTCAGGTCTCGACCGACGAGGTCTATGGTTCCCTCGGTGAGCACGGACGCTCGGTCGAGGAGGACGCGTACGCGCCGAACTCACCCTATGCGGCGTCGAAAGCGGCAGCGGATCACTTTGTGCGGGCTTATCGCGAGACCTACCGCCTGCCGGTACTGATTACGAACTGCACCAACAACTACGGTCCCTACCAGTTTCCCGAAAAGCTGATTCCGATGGTGGTGGCGAAAGCCGTGGCGGGCGAGCCGATTCCGATCTATGGCGACGGCGGCAATGTGCGGGACTGGGTCTTCGTCGAAGACCACTGCGCCGGGTTGCTGGCGGTGCTGGAGCGCGGGCGCGTGGGCGCGAAATATAATATCGGGGGCGATTGCGAGCGCACCAATCTAGAATTGATCGGGGCGATTTGCGGCGTGCTCGAGGAACTGTGGCCGGCCGCGCAGAATCCGGCGCTCGAATCGCGCGGCGTCGCGAGTTACGCGAGCCTGATGAGCTTTGTGCCGGATCGTCCCGGCCATGATCGTCGCTACGCGCTCGATTGCAGCCTGATTGCCAGCGAGCTCGGCTGGCGTCCGCGCATTGCGCTCGCCGAGGGTTTGCGGCGGACCGTGAGCTGGTATCTCGCGAATCGCCAGTGGAGCGAACAGGTTCAGAGCGGGCGCTATCGCGGGGAACGGCTGGGACTTGGCGCAGCGTCGCGCGACGCATGA